The following are encoded together in the Ignavibacteria bacterium genome:
- a CDS encoding phenylalanine 4-monooxygenase, with protein MEGLTTTKAPFIEKAQQDGQRFIHQPYELYSEENHEAWKNLYARIQDRWEKYANPKFLEGVGKLNLDPNRVPKIEEINTFLRPLTGFSAKPVSGYIPAFIFFDCLRNRDFPTTITVRDISKLDYLPEPDMFHDVAGHVPMHTDGAFADTLVRFGECALSAAMVIQELKDKELQVQRAKSVIKAMARFFWFTVEFGLIRSGRDLRVYGSGLLSSYGEITHSIESPEVQRYPIQLEWAVNQYFEIDHYQPLLFIVDSFDHLFSLVDELEKWVKDGKVNNVSPGEPFVSDTDVESFLTAKL; from the coding sequence ATGGAAGGATTAACAACAACAAAGGCTCCATTCATAGAGAAAGCTCAACAGGACGGACAGAGGTTTATTCATCAACCGTACGAGCTTTATTCAGAAGAAAACCACGAGGCATGGAAGAATCTTTATGCACGTATTCAGGATCGGTGGGAAAAATATGCTAATCCAAAATTCCTGGAAGGAGTAGGGAAATTAAACCTTGATCCGAACCGAGTACCGAAAATTGAAGAGATAAATACATTTTTAAGACCTCTAACAGGATTTTCAGCAAAGCCGGTAAGCGGATACATACCCGCATTTATATTTTTTGATTGCTTAAGAAACAGAGATTTTCCGACTACAATAACAGTCCGAGACATTTCAAAACTTGATTACCTTCCCGAACCCGACATGTTTCATGACGTAGCAGGACACGTTCCGATGCACACTGACGGGGCATTTGCAGATACATTGGTACGATTCGGAGAGTGTGCATTATCAGCTGCGATGGTGATACAGGAACTTAAAGATAAAGAACTTCAGGTGCAAAGAGCAAAGTCAGTGATTAAAGCAATGGCACGTTTTTTCTGGTTTACGGTCGAATTCGGATTAATACGTTCAGGTAGAGATTTACGGGTATATGGAAGCGGTCTCTTAAGTTCATACGGAGAAATAACACACTCAATAGAATCCCCGGAAGTCCAGAGATATCCGATACAGCTTGAATGGGCGGTTAATCAGTACTTTGAAATAGACCATTATCAGCCGTTGCTATTTATTGTTGATTCTTTTGACCATTTGTTTTCGTTAGTTGATGAGCTTGAAAAGTGGGTAAAAGACGGCAAAGTGAACAATGTTTCGCCCGGTGAGCCGTTTGTAAGCGATACCGATGTTGAAAGTTTCCTGACGGCCAAGCTTTAG
- a CDS encoding glycosyltransferase family 2 protein, whose product MDLQISVLITTFNSEKNIRRALESVKWCDEIIVVDSYSKDKTISIAEEYNPRIFYRVYEGSSRQLEYGVSLATNDYVLILDSDEEVTEELKNDIKKILNNGNFNKGGYKIQRRTYFISRWIKYGGWGNDFQFRLMNKSYVEFLHNHDAHWSTKSDFQPEYINSFINHFTYDNIYDYIGRMNIYSSLDVNTKFRNTPDLIVKKRNFILNPLAEFIKMYFLAKGYKDGIQGFILASFSAIHKFTAYLKMWEYQYSKNMNTELPPITYSELKNNRKN is encoded by the coding sequence ATGGACTTACAAATTTCCGTTCTTATAACGACGTTTAATAGCGAAAAAAATATCAGACGTGCGCTGGAGAGCGTTAAATGGTGCGATGAAATTATAGTTGTTGATTCGTACAGCAAGGATAAGACAATTTCAATTGCCGAAGAATATAATCCGAGAATATTTTATCGTGTTTATGAGGGTTCTTCGAGACAGCTTGAGTACGGAGTATCTCTTGCGACTAATGATTATGTACTAATTCTTGATTCAGATGAAGAGGTTACTGAAGAACTTAAAAATGATATTAAGAAAATTCTCAACAACGGAAATTTTAACAAAGGCGGATATAAGATACAAAGAAGAACGTACTTTATTAGCAGATGGATTAAATACGGCGGATGGGGAAACGACTTTCAATTCAGGCTTATGAACAAATCTTATGTAGAATTCCTTCATAACCATGACGCACACTGGTCAACAAAATCTGATTTTCAGCCTGAATACATAAATTCATTCATAAATCATTTTACATACGATAATATATATGATTACATCGGGAGAATGAACATTTACAGCTCTCTTGACGTAAACACCAAATTCCGAAACACTCCTGACCTGATTGTAAAAAAGAGAAACTTCATACTGAATCCGCTTGCCGAATTTATAAAGATGTATTTCCTCGCGAAAGGTTATAAAGACGGGATTCAGGGATTTATACTTGCATCATTTTCAGCAATACATAAATTTACCGCTTACCTTAAAATGTGGGAATATCAGTATTCAAAAAACATGAATACTGAGCTTCCGCCTATTACTTATTCAGAGCTGAAGAATAACAGGAAAAACTAA
- a CDS encoding radical SAM protein, which produces MKNPLFNPVDLYRMPWTLPDNGISWLEPTSKCNLSCYGCYRKNVHNSHKSIEQIKHEIDVIQKLRKSDCISIAGGEPLLYPHITDMVAEIKSRGIKPIINTNGIALTKELLSELKKAGVYGFTFHVDSKQKRENWTGKTELELNELRYHFAKMVADAGGIACSFNATVYGDTFKYIPEMVKWAQKNIDIVNTVVFILFRYATPGLGYDFYSGAKKIELEGVHYHSDKEEITSILSPDVVDEIRKSNPEFFPAAFLNGTHKSDSYKWLLTERIGTKDKIFSYLDPKFMELIMAGYHYLYGTYLSYGSSNSINKGRTTIFALWPFNKSVRRAFKRYLGYLLRNPFRIFKKVYLQSIMVIQPIDVMANGEQNMCDGCPDITVWKDRNGVDQLVWSCRLEEPMQYGEFLRTVPKETVSNN; this is translated from the coding sequence ATGAAGAATCCTTTGTTCAATCCTGTTGATTTGTACAGAATGCCATGGACATTACCCGATAATGGTATTTCATGGCTGGAACCAACTTCAAAATGCAATCTGTCATGCTACGGTTGTTACCGTAAGAATGTTCACAACTCTCATAAATCAATCGAGCAGATTAAGCATGAAATTGATGTTATTCAAAAACTCAGAAAATCGGACTGTATCTCAATCGCAGGCGGTGAACCTTTGTTGTATCCACATATAACTGATATGGTTGCTGAGATTAAATCACGAGGAATAAAACCTATAATCAACACTAACGGAATTGCTCTCACTAAAGAACTTCTTTCTGAACTTAAAAAAGCCGGAGTCTATGGTTTTACTTTTCATGTCGATAGCAAACAGAAGAGAGAAAACTGGACGGGTAAAACAGAACTCGAACTGAACGAACTGCGCTATCATTTCGCAAAAATGGTTGCCGATGCCGGAGGTATCGCTTGTTCTTTCAATGCTACCGTCTATGGGGATACTTTTAAATACATACCTGAAATGGTAAAGTGGGCGCAGAAAAATATTGATATCGTTAATACAGTGGTTTTCATTCTTTTCAGGTATGCAACTCCAGGACTTGGATACGACTTTTATTCAGGTGCGAAGAAAATTGAACTCGAAGGCGTTCATTATCATTCAGACAAAGAAGAAATTACAAGCATTCTATCTCCTGATGTTGTGGATGAAATCAGAAAATCCAATCCTGAATTTTTCCCCGCAGCTTTTTTAAATGGAACACACAAATCTGATTCTTATAAGTGGCTTCTCACTGAAAGAATAGGAACAAAGGATAAGATTTTTTCATATCTTGACCCTAAATTTATGGAGCTTATTATGGCAGGATATCATTATCTTTATGGCACTTATCTTTCTTACGGTTCTTCTAACAGCATTAACAAAGGAAGAACAACCATATTTGCACTATGGCCTTTCAATAAAAGTGTGAGAAGAGCTTTCAAAAGATATTTAGGATACCTGCTGCGAAACCCGTTTAGAATCTTCAAAAAGGTATATCTGCAATCCATTATGGTTATACAACCCATAGATGTTATGGCAAACGGCGAACAGAATATGTGCGACGGATGCCCTGATATTACAGTTTGGAAAGATAGAAACGGAGTTGACCAGCTTGTTTGGTCATGCAGACTTGAAGAACCTATGCAGTATGGTGAGTTCCTGAGAACAGTCCCCAAAGAAACTGTATCAAATAACTGA
- a CDS encoding 50S ribosomal protein L25, translating to MSELILKAEKRSGFKRSTSRQMRNDGYVPGIYYINGGENIAIKATELSLRPVVFTDESHVINLEVKGEPKPFSCILKDVQFDPITSRLIHFDLLGLKAGEMINLEIPVALTGNAPGVKDGGILQHILHKLEVKCLPQNIPSHIEIDINALSIGDAVKVGDIKIDNVEILNEANATVVSVVQPAATTEPEETAPAEEGTAEPEVITKGKKEEEAAAE from the coding sequence ATGTCAGAACTTATATTAAAAGCCGAAAAAAGAAGCGGATTTAAAAGGTCAACCTCAAGGCAAATGAGAAACGACGGTTATGTTCCGGGCATTTATTATATTAATGGTGGGGAAAACATTGCTATTAAAGCAACCGAATTATCTTTAAGACCGGTCGTTTTTACAGATGAATCGCACGTTATTAATCTTGAAGTTAAAGGCGAGCCTAAACCTTTCAGCTGTATTTTAAAAGATGTTCAGTTTGACCCTATAACCAGTCGTTTAATCCACTTTGACCTGCTTGGTCTTAAAGCCGGTGAAATGATTAACCTTGAAATACCTGTTGCCTTAACCGGTAACGCTCCCGGAGTCAAAGACGGTGGTATATTACAGCACATTTTGCACAAACTTGAAGTCAAATGTCTGCCCCAGAATATTCCTTCGCACATAGAAATTGATATCAACGCTCTTTCTATTGGTGATGCAGTAAAAGTAGGCGATATTAAGATTGATAATGTTGAAATATTAAATGAAGCTAATGCAACAGTCGTGTCTGTCGTTCAGCCGGCTGCAACAACAGAACCGGAAGAAACAGCACCCGCAGAGGAAGGCACAGCGGAACCTGAGGTTATTACTAAAGGAAAGAAAGAAGAAGAAGCAGCAGCAGAATAA
- the pth gene encoding aminoacyl-tRNA hydrolase, whose protein sequence is MKLIVGLGNPGTKYELTRHNAGYIIIDYVAEYLNSTFKAGKGEYYFTRAKYKGDDIILLKPSTYMNNSGIAVSQFFELHPEINLRDLLIIYDDFQLELGTIRIRQSGSDGGHNGIASIIYHLNTDDFPRMRVGIGKDEVMKKEEFVNFVLSNFDEPELEKIKNMLPVYRDCVFAYIKQPLKSVMNMYNKNFLVNDKPKQSSDRNTYDDTLKIDNP, encoded by the coding sequence ATGAAACTTATAGTCGGCTTAGGAAATCCCGGCACTAAATACGAATTAACAAGGCACAATGCAGGATATATAATCATTGATTATGTTGCAGAATACCTTAATTCGACCTTTAAAGCCGGTAAAGGCGAGTACTATTTTACTCGTGCTAAATATAAAGGTGACGATATCATTCTTCTTAAACCCTCTACTTACATGAACAATAGCGGAATAGCTGTCTCCCAATTCTTTGAACTTCACCCCGAAATTAATCTTCGTGACTTATTGATAATATACGACGATTTCCAGTTAGAACTTGGCACTATCCGCATTAGGCAAAGCGGAAGCGACGGTGGACACAATGGCATTGCAAGTATTATCTATCATCTTAATACTGACGATTTTCCAAGAATGCGCGTTGGCATTGGCAAAGACGAGGTTATGAAGAAAGAAGAATTTGTGAATTTTGTTCTTTCAAATTTTGACGAACCCGAATTAGAAAAAATTAAAAATATGTTACCCGTTTACAGAGATTGCGTGTTTGCCTACATTAAACAGCCTTTAAAGTCTGTAATGAATATGTACAATAAGAATTTTCTCGTGAATGATAAGCCAAAACAGTCTTCAGATAGAAATACCTATGACGATACCCTCAAAATAGATAATCCTTAA
- the mtnA gene encoding S-methyl-5-thioribose-1-phosphate isomerase produces MLVNGKKYRTIWTDKSNKETVFAINQNKLPFKFEVVKIKSSSAAVSAIKNMIVRGAPLIGAAGAYGIYLSLLEAEKRYSKPDDIDKYVIDFSRVIISARPTAVNLKWAVFKTLDNVLKHKSITAKIHSALKTASDICENDVHACLNIGKFGLKIIRSLSVKKGKENINILTHCNAGWLAVIDYGTALAPVYLAKKAGLKVHVWVEETRPRNQGARLTAWELAQNGIDYTLITDNAGGYVMQKGLVDMVIVGSDRTTLTGDVCNKIGTYKTALAAYDNKIPFYASVPLSSFDLNMKDSLKEIPIEERSPDEIKYAEYYDGNKINKGLSTFDTANIRNFGFDITPSKYVTGIITEKGVIKPNERSIRKLFRYA; encoded by the coding sequence ATGTTAGTAAACGGAAAGAAATACAGGACAATCTGGACAGATAAGAGCAACAAAGAAACTGTTTTTGCAATTAACCAGAACAAACTTCCTTTCAAATTTGAGGTTGTTAAAATTAAGTCTTCAAGTGCTGCTGTTTCAGCCATAAAAAATATGATAGTCAGAGGTGCCCCATTAATAGGGGCTGCAGGAGCATACGGTATCTATCTATCTCTGCTTGAAGCTGAAAAAAGATATAGCAAGCCCGACGACATAGATAAATACGTTATTGATTTTAGCCGTGTGATAATATCTGCAAGACCTACAGCAGTGAATCTCAAATGGGCTGTCTTTAAAACTCTTGATAATGTTTTAAAACATAAATCCATTACAGCAAAAATTCATTCTGCTTTAAAAACGGCGTCTGATATTTGTGAAAACGATGTTCATGCGTGTTTGAATATCGGTAAGTTCGGCTTAAAAATAATCAGGAGTCTGTCGGTTAAGAAAGGAAAAGAAAATATTAATATACTCACACATTGCAATGCAGGTTGGCTCGCTGTTATTGATTATGGTACGGCACTTGCCCCTGTTTACCTGGCGAAAAAAGCAGGTTTAAAAGTTCATGTATGGGTTGAAGAAACACGACCGCGGAATCAGGGAGCAAGATTGACTGCGTGGGAGCTCGCACAGAACGGTATAGACTATACCTTAATTACCGATAATGCAGGCGGTTATGTAATGCAGAAAGGTTTGGTAGATATGGTTATTGTCGGTTCTGACAGAACAACTCTTACAGGCGATGTATGCAACAAGATTGGTACTTATAAAACCGCTCTCGCGGCTTACGATAATAAAATTCCGTTCTATGCCTCTGTACCTTTGTCGTCTTTTGACCTGAATATGAAAGATAGCTTGAAAGAAATCCCTATAGAAGAAAGGAGTCCCGATGAAATTAAATATGCCGAATATTATGACGGAAATAAGATAAACAAAGGGTTAAGCACTTTTGACACTGCAAATATAAGAAATTTCGGGTTTGATATTACACCATCAAAATATGTAACGGGTATTATAACAGAAAAAGGAGTGATAAAGCCTAACGAAAGAAGTATAAGAAAACTATTCAGGTATGCATGA
- the rsmG gene encoding 16S rRNA (guanine(527)-N(7))-methyltransferase RsmG, whose protein sequence is MILLKRFFNEYKLADEQRYKDTCLYNKLILEWNSRVNVISRKNTSIENIVLNSIFFLTKYDFKSDTKVLDIGTGGGFPGIPLKILYPKINLTLCDSIQKKINVVDDIIIRMNMGDTKAVCCRAEELKKNKKHFRAYDYIVSKSVAPLSDLYKWGKDLLNKNGLFLCIKGGEMLDEIQNLTKHNNKVSTEIIEYDFPEEYNIEDKKLVLIKTKDSVI, encoded by the coding sequence ATGATATTACTGAAGAGATTTTTTAACGAGTATAAATTAGCTGACGAACAGAGATACAAAGATACTTGTTTGTACAATAAATTAATTCTCGAATGGAATTCAAGAGTAAACGTGATATCAAGAAAGAATACGTCGATTGAAAATATTGTATTAAATTCAATTTTCTTCCTAACTAAATATGATTTTAAATCGGACACTAAAGTACTGGATATAGGTACAGGCGGCGGCTTTCCCGGGATTCCGCTCAAGATATTATATCCCAAAATCAATCTTACACTATGCGACTCCATTCAAAAGAAGATTAATGTAGTTGACGATATTATAATAAGAATGAATATGGGAGATACTAAAGCAGTTTGCTGCAGGGCAGAAGAACTGAAGAAAAATAAGAAACATTTCAGAGCTTATGATTATATAGTCTCAAAATCAGTTGCTCCGCTTTCCGACTTGTATAAATGGGGTAAGGATTTGTTAAATAAGAATGGATTGTTTCTGTGTATTAAAGGGGGCGAAATGTTAGACGAAATACAAAATTTAACAAAGCATAATAATAAAGTATCAACAGAAATTATAGAATATGATTTCCCTGAAGAGTATAATATCGAAGACAAAAAACTCGTATTAATAAAAACTAAAGACTCTGTTATATGA
- a CDS encoding class II aldolase/adducin family protein → MKMKEGVIKYNYKWNKKPLPSSLDIHELISYRNKLYRLGLIGVDKEGIGYGNISVLHNPTGSFIISASGTGRIKVARKFHFTIVHSVSANKNFVSCTGMKPASSESMTHDVIYKLSTDIKCVIHIHNLKLWKKLFDKVPTSSINIPYGTPEMALEVKRLWLKTNLEEKKFLVMGGHKEGLIIFGNNIESVFNLLTGNFL, encoded by the coding sequence ATGAAGATGAAGGAAGGTGTAATTAAGTATAATTATAAATGGAACAAGAAACCGCTTCCGTCTTCCTTAGATATTCACGAATTAATTTCATACCGAAACAAATTGTATCGCCTCGGACTTATAGGCGTTGATAAAGAGGGAATCGGTTATGGCAATATTAGTGTTCTGCATAATCCAACAGGTTCTTTTATTATATCAGCTTCGGGTACCGGCAGGATCAAAGTTGCCCGCAAATTCCATTTTACCATCGTTCACTCTGTCTCAGCGAATAAGAATTTTGTTTCTTGTACAGGCATGAAACCCGCATCTTCAGAGTCTATGACCCACGATGTTATTTATAAACTTTCAACTGATATAAAATGCGTTATACACATTCATAATCTTAAGCTCTGGAAAAAACTCTTTGACAAAGTTCCTACCTCCTCAATAAACATTCCGTATGGAACCCCCGAAATGGCTTTAGAAGTTAAACGTCTTTGGCTCAAAACGAATTTGGAAGAAAAGAAATTTCTTGTAATGGGCGGACACAAAGAAGGGCTTATCATTTTCGGTAATAATATTGAATCAGTATTCAATTTGCTAACGGGTAATTTTCTGTAG
- a CDS encoding SDR family NAD(P)-dependent oxidoreductase yields the protein MTSEKKNAAIVTGASRGIGFAAAAELASQGYSLGLMSLTEENIKKAAQDIRSLFPETKVITAAFDVADGASTDEFIRRVNIELGEVAVLVNNAGDYPTGTSDMPTDELQRLMDVNFLAATRFVQGVLPSMKRNGRGYIFNIASICGVEAFADVGGYCASKYALVGYSSSLAQELSSSGIKVTALCPSWVNTEKAGRASLKPEEMIQTNDIALTIRYLLSLGPTASIRELVIHC from the coding sequence GTGACATCTGAAAAGAAAAATGCTGCAATAGTAACGGGTGCAAGCCGAGGGATTGGTTTTGCGGCAGCCGCAGAGCTTGCGAGTCAGGGTTATTCGCTGGGTTTGATGTCACTAACAGAAGAGAATATTAAAAAGGCAGCACAGGATATAAGGAGTTTGTTTCCAGAAACAAAAGTAATAACAGCTGCGTTTGATGTTGCTGACGGAGCGAGTACGGATGAGTTTATCCGAAGAGTGAATATCGAACTCGGAGAGGTAGCAGTGCTGGTTAACAATGCCGGTGACTATCCAACTGGAACATCAGATATGCCAACAGATGAGCTACAGCGTTTGATGGATGTGAATTTTCTTGCAGCTACAAGGTTTGTGCAAGGTGTACTTCCTTCAATGAAGAGAAATGGCAGAGGATACATATTTAACATAGCATCAATATGCGGAGTGGAAGCATTTGCCGATGTAGGAGGTTATTGCGCATCTAAGTATGCATTGGTAGGATACAGCTCGTCACTTGCTCAGGAACTTTCATCGAGCGGAATAAAAGTAACGGCACTATGCCCAAGTTGGGTAAATACCGAGAAGGCAGGCAGAGCTTCATTAAAACCAGAAGAAATGATTCAAACTAATGACATAGCATTAACAATACGTTATTTACTAAGTCTTGGACCGACAGCATCAATACGCGAGTTAGTAATACACTGTTAA
- a CDS encoding sodium-translocating pyrophosphatase, translating into MSQELLLIFGVSIFAMAFAVYLIKNVMKRDTGTAKMQEISNAIKEGAEAFLRRQNKTILWLALVTTLLVYLLYTFQKPELALWASLSFILGALSSVVSGYIGMWISIRANIRTASEAMNSMNGALQTALRAGAVSGLFIVALSLLGVVGLFTIALYLGGLETSKIPLYIAGYGFGASFVALFAQLGGGIYTKAADVGADLVGKVEAGIPEDDPRNPAVIADLVGDNVGDCAGRGADLFESTAAENIGAMILAAMLYNGNSAIFGNNPEILLLIILFPLIARAFGLISSVIGIMSVKTKEDKDPMDALNRGYYITSFLAMVGFAVASYWVFGTGPVASAVPNAWWHFLLCGIIGILTSVLFLWITQYYTEYKYSPVQSIAEASKTGPATNIISGIAVGFECVAYPAIVISAAIISSFALGVSSGLENGGFFATAVATMGMLGPAAYVLAMDTFGPITDNAGGIVEMSQQPEEIRVKTDRLDAVGNTTKALTKGYAVGSAALAAFLLFQAFIVEIKEYSHNYNFPGVDVSQPPVFIGALMGAMLVFLFSAWAIKAVGRAAQAIIQNVRDQFKRDPGILAGTSKPNYGECVDLVTRAALREMVKPGLLVVLTPILVGLIFKWLHKMDPVVFKATGAEVVAAMLLIGTIVGVIVALFLNNAGGAWDNAKKFIELEPRDLAKNMGKGSDKHKAGVVGDTVGDPFKDTAGPSLHVLIKLLSTVTLVLAPLFI; encoded by the coding sequence ATGTCACAAGAATTACTACTGATTTTTGGCGTTAGTATCTTTGCCATGGCATTCGCTGTTTATCTTATAAAGAATGTCATGAAGCGCGATACAGGAACTGCTAAGATGCAGGAAATTTCTAATGCTATCAAGGAGGGTGCGGAAGCATTTCTGAGAAGACAGAATAAAACAATACTCTGGCTTGCTCTTGTCACTACATTGCTAGTTTATTTGTTGTACACTTTCCAGAAACCCGAACTCGCACTGTGGGCTTCATTGTCTTTTATTCTCGGAGCATTGAGCTCTGTTGTATCCGGATATATTGGCATGTGGATTTCCATAAGAGCGAATATCCGTACTGCTTCTGAAGCAATGAATTCAATGAACGGAGCTCTTCAGACTGCATTAAGGGCAGGTGCTGTTTCAGGTCTCTTCATCGTTGCTTTATCATTATTAGGTGTTGTTGGTTTATTTACAATTGCTCTTTATTTAGGAGGATTAGAAACAAGTAAGATTCCGCTTTATATTGCAGGTTATGGTTTCGGAGCTAGTTTCGTGGCACTCTTTGCTCAACTTGGAGGCGGTATTTATACAAAAGCTGCCGACGTCGGTGCAGACCTCGTTGGTAAAGTTGAAGCAGGGATTCCCGAAGACGACCCGAGGAATCCTGCTGTTATTGCTGACCTTGTCGGAGATAATGTTGGTGACTGTGCAGGTCGTGGTGCAGATCTTTTCGAATCTACAGCTGCCGAAAATATCGGAGCTATGATACTTGCAGCAATGCTTTACAACGGTAATTCCGCAATATTTGGAAATAATCCGGAAATATTACTGCTTATAATTTTGTTCCCGCTTATTGCTCGTGCATTCGGATTAATATCTTCTGTTATTGGTATTATGTCGGTAAAGACGAAAGAAGATAAAGACCCCATGGATGCTCTTAACAGGGGTTACTATATAACTTCATTCCTAGCAATGGTTGGTTTTGCAGTTGCTTCATACTGGGTGTTCGGTACAGGTCCAGTTGCTTCTGCGGTACCAAACGCATGGTGGCATTTCCTTCTTTGTGGTATTATTGGTATTTTAACATCAGTATTATTCCTATGGATAACTCAGTATTATACAGAATATAAATACAGCCCTGTTCAGTCTATTGCTGAAGCATCAAAAACAGGTCCCGCAACAAACATTATTTCAGGTATCGCAGTTGGTTTTGAATGCGTTGCTTATCCTGCTATCGTAATATCAGCAGCTATTATCTCATCTTTTGCACTCGGAGTTTCAAGCGGATTAGAAAATGGTGGTTTCTTCGCAACCGCAGTTGCAACTATGGGTATGTTAGGTCCTGCAGCTTACGTGCTTGCGATGGATACATTCGGACCTATAACTGATAACGCAGGTGGTATTGTTGAAATGTCTCAGCAGCCAGAGGAAATCAGAGTTAAGACTGACAGGCTTGATGCAGTTGGAAATACAACGAAAGCTCTGACTAAAGGGTATGCAGTCGGTTCTGCTGCACTTGCAGCATTCTTGCTTTTCCAGGCTTTTATTGTTGAAATAAAAGAATACAGCCATAACTATAATTTCCCCGGAGTTGACGTATCTCAACCACCGGTATTTATTGGTGCTCTTATGGGTGCTATGCTTGTGTTTCTATTTTCTGCCTGGGCTATTAAAGCAGTTGGCAGAGCGGCACAAGCAATTATACAGAATGTTCGCGATCAGTTTAAACGCGACCCCGGTATTCTTGCAGGAACATCCAAGCCAAACTACGGCGAGTGTGTTGACCTTGTAACAAGAGCCGCCCTGAGAGAAATGGTGAAACCGGGACTACTTGTAGTTCTTACGCCCATATTAGTCGGACTTATTTTCAAGTGGCTCCACAAAATGGACCCTGTTGTATTTAAGGCAACGGGTGCTGAGGTTGTTGCCGCAATGCTTCTTATAGGAACTATCGTCGGCGTTATCGTTGCCCTGTTCTTGAATAATGCAGGAGGTGCATGGGATAATGCAAAAAAGTTTATAGAACTCGAACCGAGAGACCTTGCAAAGAATATGGGTAAAGGTTCTGATAAACACAAAGCAGGTGTCGTCGGTGATACCGTCGGCGATCCGTTCAAGGATACAGCCGGTCCCTCACTGCATGTGCTTATTAAACTTTTATCAACAGTTACGCTTGTATTAGCTCCTCTGTTTATTTAA